DNA sequence from the Tachysurus fulvidraco isolate hzauxx_2018 chromosome 1, HZAU_PFXX_2.0, whole genome shotgun sequence genome:
aggagtggtgtgtgtgtgtgtgtgtgtgtgacagaaaagtgtcaggagtggtgtgtgtgtgtgtgtgtgtgtgtgacagaattgtgtgtggtgtggtgtgtgtgtgtgtgtgtgtgtgtgtgacagaaaagtgtcaggagtggtgtgtgtgtgtgtgtgtgtgtgtgtgacagaaaagtgtcaggagtggtgtgtgtgtgtgtgtgtgtgtgtgtgtgacagaaaagtgtcaggagtggtgtgtgtgtgtgtgtgtgtgtgtgacagaaaagtgtcaggagtggtgtgtgtgtgtgtgtgtgtgtgacagaaaagtgtcaggagtgtgtgtgtgtgtgtgtgacagaaaagtgtcaggagtggtgtgtgtgtgtgtgtgtgtgtgtgtgtgacaagagTGTCAGTaatgaaaggaaaggtgtagaagacagcagtgagagcagctctgctgtatgggttagagactagtagtgaggaaaagacatgaggcagagatggaggtagcagagatggaggtagcagagatggaggtagcagagatggaggtagcagagatggaggtagcagagatggaggtagcagagatgaggatgttgaggttctctttaggagtgacgaggatggacaggattaggaaggagcacatcagagggacagctcaggttgtctgttttggggacatgtacagaggacgGAGATGTTATactggtagaaggatgttggagatggagctgcaggtcagaggtcatgaggaaggacaaagaggagatctAGAGATGTGTTacatgaggacatgaaggtcaGTGGTGTGAGAGtcgaggatgatgatgatagagTCAGGTGGGaactgatgattcactgtgtgactcctaacgggaaaagaccaaagaggagaggagaagaaagtcATGACACTTTACTCCAGTAACACAATCTGTGTTGTTATAAAGCTGACTTTAAAATGCTACTTTAATCAGAACGGTAGGAAATGTGTGGCATGAAAAGTAACATGacgttaacacacacacacacaccaacactaacacacacacacacacacacacacacacacacacacacagaaatgtcttTCATCACAGCCGTACAAATGTCTgtgttaaatgtttacattcGTTAATTTTCAGTCAGAATGTAAGAACAGAAGCTGATGGAATGAACGCTGTTAGCTTAGCAATAATGCTTGAGAACCAGACAGAAAGGGGTGGAGTCTGTGAGCATGGCCACGCCCCTTCACGTGACCACACTTACGGTTTTCttattaacaataatacaaAATTTGCGACTTAGCAAGCTCGTAGCATTTGGAGTTCAGGTATAAACGTCGGGTACATCATGTAACAGACACGACTCGTAAACATGTAAAGGGGAGGGGCATCAGAGCACAGCCACGCCCCCGTCACAGCGGCTAGTGATCATGTTTCCTATTTCAGTCCACGTGTCCAGGAGCGGGTCGTAAATCTCCACCGAGTCCACAGTGACCGGAGCCGAGAAGTCCCTCCCAGAGTTCCGACCGCCGATGGCATACAGCAGCCCGTTAACGGCGGCTACGCTAACCCCGGCGCGTGCCACCGACATGGACGCCACCTCCACCCACCGCTCCTGAGAAACGACACACAAGTTAGCGTaactttcttttaaaaacacCAGCAGGCCATTGCTATTAAAATGGCTAGTGAGCTAGCTATGCTAACATGTTCGATTAGCTCAGACCTCCTCAGGACAGTATTTCTCCACAGTGTCCAGCGATCCGAGAGCCTCGTTCCATCCCCCCACCGCGTAGATGGCGTTATTGATCGAGGCCACGCCCACATACGCCCGCCGCGTCATCATGACCGGCAGAGCTCGCCAGCGGCGGGAAATGGGGTCGTAGACCTCGGCCGAACGGAGCTCCACCCCCTCGTCGCTGATCCCACCAATCACGTAGACGGAACCTGATGGTGGCGGACGATAAACTTTGTTACTATGGAGATAAACAGATTCACTGtgtttgtaattgttttttctttaccttGTAGCTCACAACAGCCGAAGTAGTACCGTGGTACGGGCATGTTCTCGATCACCTCCCACTTATTCTCCTCAGGATCATAACGCTCCATCGTCTTGCCGATTTCAGAACCAATCCAGCCTCCTGtaggggtcagaggtcacacaGAGGTCataactacatttcccataatgcTTTAGCCCAGGCTGTAGTTCTGGTGTTGATGATAAATGTAGTGTGATTGTGATagttactgctgtgtgtgtgtgtgtgtgtgtgtgtgtaccgagTGCATAGAGAGCCCCGTTGCACGGACAAACCCCGACTCCACAGCGTGGGAAGTTGAGCGATGCGACAGCAGCCCACTGTTTGGTAACGGGGTCGTAGCGCTCCGTACAGTCGAAGATCATCGAGTCCTTCTCACCTGAGACACCGAACAGACGTCATACATCCACTTTTCCTGAGCGCAAGGTTAAGTCGAGTAAATTAAACCACGTGCTCACCTCCGATGACGTAGATCATGCCGTCGAGGACGGCGACGCCCAGGCCGCTGCGGGCCTGATGGAGGGAGGAGACTGTGGTCCAGAACTGACTGAACGAATCAAATCGCTCCACACAACTCAAGGCTCGACTGTCACTCCACCTGCCTCCCTGCAGACGAGTGTAACCTCCTGGTGCAGTGAGAAAGGGTACGAGAgtgtcagagatatgaaggagactgagaaacacacacacacacacacacacacacacacacagtttaccaATGGCGTAGAGGTATTTGCGTGCTTTCCTACGGGGCCGAGTCTTTGAGGGTTGTGCGACTGTTTTGGAGTCTTTAGGGGTTTTGGTTGACTC
Encoded proteins:
- the LOC125141212 gene encoding actin-binding protein IPP-like, with amino-acid sequence MSSTCQSGLAPPSGVSDIRATRIKDGSCRSSEHHAHLLLAQMNKMRLHSELCDVRLLVGGRTFRVHRLVLAASGPYFSALFNSAMSEAREEEVHIAGVDPDVFECLLEFIYTGCVEVTVENVQDLTMAADMLQLGELVLICGEFLRSHMEPSNCVGIYQFLEQISYNELLEFTQNYIHAHFLQVCEEEEFSSLSKDQLACLLRSEELRIEDEYQVFTAAMSWLLHDITHRKKHMVEVLEPIRFPLLSPQRLYAYIEGVSDFSLRVALQTLLREYTESTKTPKDSKTVAQPSKTRPRRKARKYLYAIGGYTRLQGGRWSDSRALSCVERFDSFSQFWTTVSSLHQARSGLGVAVLDGMIYVIGGEKDSMIFDCTERYDPVTKQWAAVASLNFPRCGVGVCPCNGALYALGGWIGSEIGKTMERYDPEENKWEVIENMPVPRYYFGCCELQGSVYVIGGISDEGVELRSAEVYDPISRRWRALPVMMTRRAYVGVASINNAIYAVGGWNEALGSLDTVEKYCPEEERWVEVASMSVARAGVSVAAVNGLLYAIGGRNSGRDFSAPVTVDSVEIYDPLLDTWTEIGNMITSRCDGGVAVL